The Henckelia pumila isolate YLH828 chromosome 2, ASM3356847v2, whole genome shotgun sequence genome includes a window with the following:
- the LOC140878274 gene encoding kirola-like, with translation MGITGKLSAQVEVKEIGARLAPSSAGLTPSVNGEQQVAKEIIEAIDEHEEKKSITFNVIEGDLLEFYKTLKVILEVETRGNDDLVTWTLEYEKMKEDIEEPFIPLQLLIKTAKDIDTHHCGLK, from the exons atgggtatTACTGGGAAATTGAGTGCTCAAGTTGAGGTCAA GGAAATTGGGGCGAGGTTGGCTCCGTCATCTGCTGGACTTACACCATCAGTAA acgGGGAGCAACAAGTGGCCAAGGAGATAATAGAAGCCATCGATGAACATGAAGAGAAGAAATCGATCACGTTTAATGTGATCGAAGGTGATCTGTTGGAGTTTTACAAAACATTGAAAGTCATATTGGAGGTGGAGACGAGGGGAAATGATGATTTAGTGACATGGACTTTGGAGTATGAGAAGATGAAGGAAGATATTGAAGAACCATTTATTCCACTCCAGTTGTTGATTAAAACAGCCAAAGACATCGACACCCATCATTGCGgtctcaaataa